In Flavobacterium endoglycinae, one DNA window encodes the following:
- a CDS encoding vWA domain-containing protein — translation MNNQITFLNPEFFWLFLLIPIVIGWYFWKRNQQSATLKMSSTAGFKNSESFWTKAKPCLYVFRIIALSSLIVALARPRTVDISNQTKTTKGIDIVMAIDVSGSMLAKDLKPNRMEALKRVAADFVGERPNDRIGLVLYASEAYTKTPVTSDKPIILEAIKGIKYDTVLQDGTGIGMGLATAVNRLKDSKAKSRVIILLTDGVNNAGFIEPETAADIAKQYGIKVYTIGLGTNGMAESPYAYAPNGGFLFKMQKVEIDEQLMKSIARKTDGTYFRATSNDKLAEIYNSINKLETTEIQELKFYDYDEKFRFFVLLALGLLVLEVGLRNTVYRSFI, via the coding sequence ATGAATAATCAGATCACTTTTTTAAATCCAGAGTTCTTTTGGTTGTTTTTATTAATTCCAATTGTAATAGGATGGTACTTCTGGAAAAGAAATCAGCAGTCGGCTACATTAAAAATGAGTTCGACAGCAGGTTTCAAAAACAGCGAATCGTTTTGGACAAAAGCAAAACCATGTCTGTATGTTTTCAGAATTATCGCTTTAAGTTCTTTGATTGTAGCGCTGGCAAGGCCTAGAACAGTCGACATCAGCAATCAAACCAAAACCACAAAAGGAATTGATATTGTAATGGCAATTGACGTTTCAGGGAGTATGCTCGCAAAAGATTTAAAGCCAAACCGTATGGAAGCTTTAAAAAGAGTCGCGGCTGATTTCGTAGGAGAAAGACCAAACGATAGAATTGGATTGGTTTTATATGCATCTGAAGCCTATACTAAAACTCCGGTTACAAGCGACAAACCTATTATTCTGGAAGCCATAAAAGGCATTAAATACGATACCGTTTTACAAGACGGAACGGGAATTGGAATGGGATTGGCAACTGCAGTAAATCGTTTAAAAGATAGTAAAGCAAAAAGCCGTGTTATCATTTTATTGACAGATGGTGTAAACAATGCCGGATTTATCGAACCTGAAACGGCTGCTGATATTGCAAAACAATACGGAATAAAAGTATATACGATTGGTCTTGGAACTAATGGAATGGCTGAATCTCCTTATGCATACGCGCCAAACGGCGGTTTCTTATTCAAAATGCAGAAAGTAGAAATCGACGAGCAGTTAATGAAAAGCATTGCACGTAAAACCGACGGAACGTATTTTAGAGCAACCAGCAACGATAAATTAGCCGAAATATACAATTCGATCAACAAGTTAGAAACAACTGAAATCCAAGAATTGAAATTCTACGATTACGACGAAAAATTCAGATTTTTTGTTCTACTCGCGTTAGGTTTATTGGTATTGGAAGTAGGTTTAAGAAATACAGTTTATAGAAGCTTTATTTAA